One window from the genome of Cryptomeria japonica chromosome 6, Sugi_1.0, whole genome shotgun sequence encodes:
- the LOC131077558 gene encoding uncharacterized protein LOC131077558, translated as MHISVWKPLSSMCAALIMDKKNRRNGGVVEPSRVPSLLRQLHENRLREALEEASEDGSLVKSQEDDDYEQGTEDGIFQRSRSLARLNAQRDFLRATAKAAEKIFSDEASIPELDEAYDKFKAMYPKYSNSWKVDELRIDEYGHLEDYNNDYKKVCLDYCGFGLFSYYQQLQYWESSTFNLSEISVNLSNHALYGGAERGTAEYDIKHRIMEYLNIPEAEYGMVFTVSRGSAFRLLAESYPFQQNRRLLTMYDYESESVNWMAQTARSKGAKAASAWFRWPTLRLCSNELRKQLLHKKKKKKDSAVGLFVFPVQSRVTGAKYSYQWMSLAQQNDWHVLLDAGALGPKDMDSLGLSLFRPDFIISSFYKVFGSDPTGFGCLFIKKSVMGKLQHKEGAAGPGMVRIIPVFPQYLSDDGTMDGTIMEEGSSVKDKEDQEEDDEFVPDVVVKLKGSQLPAFSGAYSLSQVREVFECEMDHENSSDRDGASTIFEEVESVSVGELMKSPVFSEDETDNLYCIDLGQSPLSQENSGKLGSPRLPYWFSNKKHLNKIRTPENTIHEDEQNYSVLEKDQVISFDAAVLSVSQPDSTKVPASSPKAGLEGGIEIGHSLVNTPENPQTRRRPFQDSEMNGNGITYCSKENTNLENYLAEQGSSTPYNMAGSSKLNPSENGSLVDCQAKESAIRRETEGEFRLLGRREADRFSGRHLCLGENGRISSMARKVSFSSEIDREGNAHFSPSGEESGSTLFKEGDVTSDAEITQHQEWARREPEISCKHLDHVDMMGLNKTTMRLRYLINWLVTSLLQLRFPVANGRIPLVHIYGPKIKYDRGAALAFNLYDVNGTLINPELVQKLAEKNDISLGLGFLSHLRFSQNYTDLKDASYSSNDSLCKPIVNGRYDSKNVFVRVEVVTASLGFLSNFEDVYRLWAFVAKFLNADFVKGDVYQINSQPG; from the coding sequence ATGCATATTTCAGTATGGAAGCCCTTATCCTCCATGTGTGCGGCACTGATAATGGATAAGAAGAACAGAAGAAATGGCGGTGTTGTAGAGCCTTCCAGAGTGCCATCTCTTCTGAGGCAGCTTCATGAGAACAGGCTCAGGGAGGCTCTTGAAGAAGCATCTGAGGACGGGTCTCTGGTGAAATCACAGGAAGATGATGATTATGAGCAGGGCACTGAAGATGGAATTTTCCAAAGATCCAGATCGTTAGCTAGGCTCAATGCACAGAGAGATTTTCTGAGAGCCACTGCAAAAGCTGCAGAAAAGATCTTTAGTGACGAAGCTTCTATACCTGAGCTAGATGAGGCATATGATAAGTTTAAAGCCATGTACCCCAAATATAGTAATTCATGGAAGGTAGATGAGCTTAGGATTGACGAGTATGGACACCTTGAGGACTACAATAATGATTACAAGAAGGTATGTTTGGATTACTGTGGATTTGGGTTGTTTTCATATTATCAGCAATTGCAGTATTGGGAATCCTCCACATTTAACCTGTCTGAGATATCTGTGAATTTGAGCAATCATGCCTTGTATGGAGGTGCAGAGAGGGGAACAGCGGAGTATGATATAAAGCATAGAATTATGGAGTATCTGAATATTCCTGAGGCTGAATACGGTATGGTTTTCACTGTCAGCAGAGGTTCTGCCTTCAGATTGCTTGCAGAGTCGTACCCTTTTCAGCAGAACCGAAGATTGTTGACTATGTATGATTATGAAAGTGAATCTGTGAATTGGATGGCCCAGACTGCGAGGAGCAAGGGTGCCAAAGCTGCGAGTGCCTGGTTCAGATGGCCCACTCTCAGGCTCTGTTCCAATGAACTTAGAAAGCAGTTACTgcataagaagaaaaagaagaaggattcaGCTGTTGGGCTTTTTGTATTTCCTGTGCAATCCAGAGTAACAGGAGCCAAATATTCCTATCAATGGATGTCATTGGCACAACAGAATGACTGGCACGTTTTGCTTGATGCGGGGGCTTTGGGTCCTAAGGATATGGACTCTCTTGGCCTCTCTCTTTTCAGGCCAGATTTTATCATCTCCTCCTTTTACAAGGTGTTCGGTTCAGACCCAACTGGATTCGGCTgtctttttattaaaaaatctgTAATGGGCAAGCTTCAGCATAAGGAAGGTGCTGCAGGACCTGGTATGGTAAGGATTATTCCAGTCTTCCCTCAGTATCTCAGTGACGATGGAACAATGGATGGAACCATAATGGAAGAGGGGAGCAGTGTAAAGGATAAGGAAGACCAAGAAGAGGATGATGAATTTGTGCCTGATGTTGTGGTGAAACTTAAAGGATCTCAATTGCCGGCCTTTTCAGGTGCATATTCTCTCTCTCAGGTTAGAGAAGTGTTTGAGTGTGAGATGGATCACGAGAACAGTTCAGATAGAGATGGAGCAAGTACCATCTTTGAAGAGGTTGAAAGCGTTTCTGTTGGAGAACTTATGAAGAGCCCTGTCTTCAGTGAGGATGAGACAGACAACCTGTATTGCATTGATTTGGGTCAGAGTCCTCTTTCACAGGAGAATTCAGGTAAGCTCGGTTCACCCCGGCTTCCTTATTGGTTTTCAAATAAGAAGCACCTGAACAAAATTAGGACACCAGAGAATACCATCCATGAGGATGAACAAAATTATTCTGTCTTAGAAAAGGATCAAGTCATTTCCTTTGACGCAGCAGTATTATCGGTTTCCCAGCCAGATTCTACCAAAGTACCGGCTTCCTCCCCTAAAGCAGGTCTCGAAGGAGGAATAGAAATTGGTCATTCTCTGGTTAATACACCTGAGAATCCCCAAACTAGACGTAGGCCTTTTCAGGACTCAGAAATGAATGGAAATGGTATTACATATTGTTCAAAAGAGAATACTAACCTAGAGAATTATCTGGCAGAACAGGGGAGTTCAACTCCTTACAACATGGCAGGCTCAAGCAAACTAAACCCATCTGAGAATGGAAGCTTGGTGGATTGCCAGGCCAAGGAAAGTGCCATAAGGCGTGAAACTGAAGGGGAGTTCAGGCTTTTAGGCAGGAGAGAGGCAGATAGGTTTTCTGGTAGGCATTTGTGTCTGGGGGAAAATGGTCGAATAAGTAGCATGGCTAGAAAAGTTTCATTTAGCAGTGAAATAGATAGAGAAGGGAATGCTCATTTTTCACCTAGTGGGGAAGAATCCGGAAGCACACTTTTTAAAGAGGGGGATGTTACAAGTGATgcagaaataacacaacatcaggaATGGGCTAGAAGGGAGCCTGAAATCTCTTGTAAGCATCTTGACCATGTGGACATGATGGGCCTCAATAAAACTACCATGAGACTAAGATACCTCATTAATTGGCTTGTAACTTCCCTATTACAACTTAGATTTCCAGTAGCCAATGGCAGGATCCCTCTTGTGCATATCTATGGACCCAAGATCAAGTATGATCGAGGTGCAGCTCTTGCTTttaatttgtatgatgtcaatGGTACATTGATCAACCCAGAACTTGTACAGAAGCTAGCAGAAAAGAATGACATTTCACTTGGTCTGGGTTTTCTCAGTCATCTAAGGTTTTCACAGAATTACACAGATCTGAAGGATGCCTCATATTCTAGTAATGATTCTCTTTGTAAGCCTATAGTGAATGGGCGGTATGACAGCAAGAATGTATTCGTGAGGGTTGAAGTTGTAACTGCTTCTCTTGGTTTTCTCTCGAATTTCGAAGATGTGTACAGGTTATGGGCGTTTGTGGCAAAGTTTCTTAATGCTGATTTTGTCAAGGGAGACGTGTATCAGATAAATTCTCAGCCCGGATGA